The Accipiter gentilis chromosome 7, bAccGen1.1, whole genome shotgun sequence genome includes a region encoding these proteins:
- the VPS35 gene encoding vacuolar protein sorting-associated protein 35 isoform X2 → MCRGVQHPLRGLFLRNYLLQCTRNILPDEGEQADEETTGDISDSMDFVLLNFAEMNKLWVRMQHQGHSRDREKRERERQELRILVGTNLVRLSQLEGVNVERYKQIVLPGILEQVVNCRDALAQEYLMECIIQVFPDEFHLQTLNPFLRACAELHQNVNVKNIIIALIDRLALFAHREDGPGIPADIKLFDIFSQQVATVIQSRQDMPSEDVVSLQVSLINLAMKCYPDRVDYVDKVLETTVEIFNKLNLEHIATSSAVSKELTRLLKIPIDTYNNILTVLKLKHFHPLFEYFDYESRKSMSCYVLSNVLDYNTEIVSQEQVDAIMNLVSTLIQDQPDQPAEDPDPEDFADEQSLVGRFIHLLRSDDPDQQYLILNTARKHFGAGGNQRIRFTLPPLVFAAYQLAFRYKENSKVDDKWEKKCQKIFSFAHQTISALIKAELAELPLRLFLQGALAAGEIGFENHETVAYEFMSQAFSLYEDEISDSKAQLAAITLIIGTFERMKCFSEENHEPLRTQCALAASKLLKKPDQCRAVSTCAHLFWSGRNTDKNGEELHGGKRVMECLKKALKIANQCMDPSLQVQLFIEILNRYIYFYEKENEAVTIQVLNQLIQKIREDLPNLESTEETEQINKHFHNTLEHLRLRRESPESEGPIYEGLVI, encoded by the exons ATGTGCCGTGGAGTACAGCATCCTCTTAGAGGCCTCTTTCTTAGAAACTATCTACTGCAGTGTACCAGGAATATCTTACCAGATGAAGGCGAGCAAGCAGA TGAAGAAACCACTGGAGACATCAGTGATTCGATGGATTTTGTGCTGCTGAACTTTGCTGAGATGAACAAACTTTGGGTGCGAATGCAACACCAGGGTCATAGTCGGGACAGAGAGAAAAGGGAGCGAGAAAGGCAGGAACTGAGAATCCTAGTAGGAACAAACCTGGTTCGCCTCAGTCAGTTGGAAGGTGTTAATGTGGAGCGATATAAGCAG ATTGTTCTGCCCGGAATATTGGAGCAAGTTGTAAACTGTAGAGATGCTTTAGCTCAGGAGTACCTCATGGAGTGCATCATACAG GTTTTCCCAGATGAATTTCACCTCCAAACCTTGAACCCATTTCTCAGAGCCTGTGCTGAGCTGCACCAAAATGTGAAtgtgaaaaatataattattgcTTTAATTGACAG GTTAGCTTTATTTGCACATCGTGAAGATGGACCTGGTATCCCAGCAGATATCAAACTGTTTGACATCTTTTCACAGCAGGTTGCTACTGTAATACAG TCTCGCCAGGACATGCCCTCAGAAGATGTTGTATCTTTGCAAGTTTCTCTCATTAACTTGGCTATGAAATGCTATCCAGACCGTGTTGACTATGTTGATAAGGTGTTGGAGACAACCGTGGAAATATTCAATAAACTTAATCTGGAACA taTTGCAACAAGCAGTGCTGTTTCAAAGGAGCTGACTAGACTTTTGAAAATCCCTATTGATACTTACAACAATATCCTGACAGTTCTGAAACTAAAACATTTTCACCCACTCTTTGAATACTTTGATTACGAGTCCAGGAAGAGCATGAGTTGTTACGTGCTTAGCAATGTATTGGATTATAACACAGAAATTGTGTCCCAAGAACAG GTTGATGCTATCATGAATTTGGTATCCACACTGATCCAGGATCAACCGGATCAGCCTGCTGAAGATCCTGACCCTGAGGATTTTGCTGATGAGCAGAGTCTTGTGGGAAGATTTATTCATCTTTTGCGTTCAGACGACCCTGACCAACAGTATCTG ATCCTAAATACTGCCCGGAAACACTTTGGTGCAGGTGGGAACCAACGTATTCGTTTTACACTGCCACCACTGGTTTTTGCTGCATACCAGCTTGCTTTTCGCTACAAAGAGAACTCCAAAGTG GATGACAAATGGGAAAAGAAGTGCCAGAAGATCTTCTCATTTGCTCATCAGACCATCAGTGCTCTGATCAAAGCAGAACTGGCAGAACTGCCTCTTCGTCTCTTCCTACAAGGAGCACTGGCTGCAGGAGAGATTGGCTTTGAAAATCATGAAACTGTGGCCTATGAATTCATGTCCCAG GCCTTCTCTCTATATGAAGATGAAATCAGTGATTCAAAAGCACAGCTGGCTGCAATCACCTTGATAATTGGGACATTTGAGAGGATGAAGTGCTTCAGTGAGGAGAACCATGAGCCTTTGAGGACTCAGTGTGCGCTGGCAGCCTCTAAGCTTCTTAAGAAGCCAGACCAATGCCGGGCTGTGAGCACTTGTGCCCATCTGTTTTGGTCTGGCCGAAATACTGACAAGAATGGGGAGGAG CTTCATGGAGGAAAAAGAGTGATGGAATGCCTAAAGAAGGCTCTGAAGATAGCAAATCAGTGCATGGATCCTTCTCTGCAAGTCCAACTTTTCATAGAAATTCTGAATAGATATATctatttttatgaaaaggaaaatgaggcG GTGACAATTCAGGTTTTGAATCAGCTTATACAGAAGATAAGAGAAGATCTCCCAAACCTTGAGTCTactgaagaaacagaacagaTTAACAAACACTTTCACAACACACTGGAGCACTTGCGTCTGAGGAGGGAATCACCAGAATCTGAGGGGCCAATTTATGAAGGTCTTGTTATTTAG
- the LOC126040731 gene encoding LOW QUALITY PROTEIN: histamine H4 receptor-like (The sequence of the model RefSeq protein was modified relative to this genomic sequence to represent the inferred CDS: substituted 1 base at 1 genomic stop codon) has product MTRNAILKMITVWIAAFLVYGPAILSFVKPANRHKCEKKASILSPLKKASRLSLHKLENQSLNLNVNXDLPPLQVEVKTKPHRNGFYKTTQNICNTTSRVDIANTMANRFRLSQDKRVAKSLAIIVCVFGLCWAPYTLLMIIRAARHGHCVQYSLYETSFRLLWVNSAINPVLYPLCHMSFRRAFVKLLCPGKAKIHPHIFM; this is encoded by the coding sequence ATGACCAGAAATGCAATATTGAAGATGATCACTGTATGGATTGCTGCGTTTCTTGTCTATGGTCCAGCCATTCTCAGTTTTGTAAAACCTGCTAACAGACACAAATGTGAGAAGAAAGCAAGTATTCTTTCTCCCCTAAAAAAGGCTTCAAGGCTCAGCCTACACAAACTTGAGAATCAGTCATTAAATTTGAACGTCAATTGAGACCTTCCACCACTTCAGGTGGAAGTCAAGACCAAGCCTCATAGGAATGGCTTCTACAAAACTACACAAAACATATGCAACACCACCAGCAGAGTGGACATTGCTAATACTATGGCAAATAGATTTAGACTTTCCCAGGATAAAAGAGTAGCAAAATCTTTAGCAATTATTGTCTGTGTGTTTGGTTTGTGTTGGGCTCCATATACGCTTTTGATGATCATCAGAGCAGCtcgccatggacactgtgtgcaGTATTCACTCTATGAGACTTCATTTAGGCTCCTGTGGGTGAATTCAGCCATTAACCCTGTTCTATACCCACTGTGTCATATGAGCTTTAGGAGAGCCTTTGTAAAACTCCTGTGTCCAGGAAAAGCCAAAATTCATCCtcatatttttatgtaa